The following is a genomic window from Hymenobacter sp. APR13.
GGCGAGAACTGGGGCTGCTTCAGGATTTCGAGATTACGACGGCCACGCTCGATGGTGAGCTTGGTCGAGGCATCGAGGTCGGAGCCGAACTTGGCGAAGGCTTCCAGTTCGCGGAACTGGGCCTGATCGAGCTTCAGCGTACCAGCCACTTTCTTCATCGACTTGATCTGGGCGTTACCACCCACGCGCGATACCGAGATACCTACGTTGATAGCAGGACGGATACCGGAGTTAAACAAGTTGGTTTCGAGGAAGATCTGGCCATCCGTAATCGAAATTACGTTGGTCGGGATGTATGCCGAAACGTCACCGGCCTGGGTTTCGATGAGCGGCAGAGCGGTCAGCGAGCCACCACCTTTCACTAGGTGCTTGATGCTGTCCGGCAGGTCGTTCATGTCGCGGGCAATCGTGTCGGAAGCGTTGATCTTCGCGGCACGCTCTAGCAGGCGGCTGTGCAGGTAGAACACGTCGCCGGGATATGCCTCACGTCCGGGAGGACGACGCAGCAGCAGCGACACCTCGCGGTAGGCTACAGCCTGCTTCGACAAGTCATCGTACACTACCAGAGCCGGACGGCCCGTGTCGCGGAAGAACTCGCCGATGGCGGCACCCGTGAAGGGCGCGAAGAACTGCATCGGAGCCGGGTCAGAGGCCGAAGCCGATACCACTACGGTGTAGTCCATAGCACCACCCTTGGTCAGGGCGTTTACTACCTGGGCCACAGTGGAGGCTTTCTGGCCTACGGCTACGTAGATGCAGAAAACCGGCTCGCCGCGCTCATAGAACTCGCGCTGGTTGAGGATGGTGTCGATAGCTACCGTCGACTTACCCGTCTGACGGTCGCCGATGATCAGCTCGCGCTGGCCACGGCCAATCGGAATCATGGCGTCGATAGCCTTAATACCGGTCTGCATCGGCTCCGTTACGGGCTGACGGAAGATTACACCGGGTGCTTTGCGCTCCAGGGGCATATCGTAGGTCTGGCCCTGGATAGGGCCGCGGCCGTCGATGGGCTGGCCCAGCGTGTTTACCACGCGGCCCACGATGCCCTCGCCTACCTGGATGGAGGCAATCTTATTGGTGCGGCGTACCGTGGCGCCCTCGCGGATTTCGCTGTAGTCGCCGAGCATTACGGCACCTACGTTGTCTTCCTCAAGGTTGAGCACCAGGGCCTGCAGGCCGTTTTCAAATTCGAGCAATTCCCCCGACTGGGCTTTGCCCAGGCCGTAGATGCGGGCTACACCGTCGCCAACCTGCAATACCGTACCAACCTCTTCGAGTTCGGCTTCGGTTTTGAAGTTGGACAACTGCTCCCGCAGAATGGCGGATACTTCATCCGGACGTACTTCTGCCATGTGGATTATAGTTGAGATTGGTAGGGGTTCTTCAAGAATTCGGTGCGCAGCTTGCGCAACCGGAAGCTCACGGAGTCGTCGAGGAGCCGGTCGCCGACGCGCAGCACGAAGCCGCCGATCAGCGAAGCGTCCACCTTCTCGGTGAGGGTCACCTGCTGGAGGCCGGTCTGCTGGCGAACCAGCGACTCCAGCTCCGTGCGCAGGGCCGGCGTCAGCGGCATAGCCGTCGTGACTTCGGCCAGCTGCACACCGCGCAGGCTGTTGTATTGGGTCAGAAACTCGGCACCAATAAATTCCAGCGCGCTTTCGCGGTTTTTCTGGGTGACGATGGTGAAGAACTTCTCGGTGAGGTTCGACACCTTGCCCCCGAATACGGCGCGCAGGATGGCCAGCTTCTTGTCGTGCTTGACGATGGGGTTGCGCAGCAACAGGCGCAGGTCGCGGCTCTCGGTCAACGTTTTGTTGAACAAGTCCATGTCGTCCTTCACCTGCTCCAGCGTACCCTGCTCCTCGGCCAAATCGAGCAACGACTTGGCATAGCGGGAGGCAACTCGTAGTTCAGACATTGCTTGTAGTATTGAGTAGTTGGTAGTAAGTATTAAGACAGGTTGGCTTGGGGCATCCCCAATCTCACTACTTAATACTGAATACTCGCTACTAATTCAGGTTTACTTCCTTCAGGTACGAGTCGACGAGCTGCTGCTGGGCGGGCTGGTCGGCCAGCTCACGGCGCAGGATACGCTCGGCAATATCAATCGACAGCTTGGCAGCGGTGTTTTTCACCTCGGCCAGGGCGGCGTTTTTCTCGTTCTGAATGGCTTCGCGGGCCTGCACAATCATGCGGCCGCCTTCTTCCGTCGCCTTGGTCTTAGCCGTCTCGATGAGCTGGTTGGACACTTCAGTGGCTTCCTTCAGAATACGGTCGCGCTCCATGCGGGCGTCGGCCAGCAGCTTTTCGTTGCCGGCTTTGAGCTGCTGCATTTCGAGCTTGGCCTGGTCGGCCATGCGCAGGGCATCATCGATGGAGCTTTCCCGCTCTTTCAACGAGCTCAGGATGGGCTTCCAGGCAAACGCGCGCAGCAAGAGCAGCACGATGCCGAAAATCACCAGCTGCCAAAAGATAAGGCCTAATTCGGGCGTTACAATTTGCATGAGGGAGTAGAGAAATCAGTAGTGAATCCGTAAAATCCGGGCCGCAAAGATGATGCAGCCATAACACAGCTGCTCAGCCGGCCAGCCCGGAAAAACCAAGACAGCCCGCTACGCCGTGCGCTGAAGCGACGCGCGCAGCGGGCTGCTCGTGTACTACCTCTATCCCTAGAGTTTGAACGAAATCAGTAGGCAGACTACTACTGCGAACAGGGCCAGACCCTCGATCAGAGCAG
Proteins encoded in this region:
- the atpA gene encoding F0F1 ATP synthase subunit alpha; translation: MAEVRPDEVSAILREQLSNFKTEAELEEVGTVLQVGDGVARIYGLGKAQSGELLEFENGLQALVLNLEEDNVGAVMLGDYSEIREGATVRRTNKIASIQVGEGIVGRVVNTLGQPIDGRGPIQGQTYDMPLERKAPGVIFRQPVTEPMQTGIKAIDAMIPIGRGQRELIIGDRQTGKSTVAIDTILNQREFYERGEPVFCIYVAVGQKASTVAQVVNALTKGGAMDYTVVVSASASDPAPMQFFAPFTGAAIGEFFRDTGRPALVVYDDLSKQAVAYREVSLLLRRPPGREAYPGDVFYLHSRLLERAAKINASDTIARDMNDLPDSIKHLVKGGGSLTALPLIETQAGDVSAYIPTNVISITDGQIFLETNLFNSGIRPAINVGISVSRVGGNAQIKSMKKVAGTLKLDQAQFRELEAFAKFGSDLDASTKLTIERGRRNLEILKQPQFSPQRVEDQVAVIYAATNGLLDQVPVNKVREFEKEFVQVLNTRHPEVLQGLKAGKLDDTITGAIRQVAKDLSAVYASK
- the atpH gene encoding ATP synthase F1 subunit delta, yielding MSELRVASRYAKSLLDLAEEQGTLEQVKDDMDLFNKTLTESRDLRLLLRNPIVKHDKKLAILRAVFGGKVSNLTEKFFTIVTQKNRESALEFIGAEFLTQYNSLRGVQLAEVTTAMPLTPALRTELESLVRQQTGLQQVTLTEKVDASLIGGFVLRVGDRLLDDSVSFRLRKLRTEFLKNPYQSQL
- a CDS encoding F0F1 ATP synthase subunit B gives rise to the protein MQIVTPELGLIFWQLVIFGIVLLLLRAFAWKPILSSLKERESSIDDALRMADQAKLEMQQLKAGNEKLLADARMERDRILKEATEVSNQLIETAKTKATEEGGRMIVQAREAIQNEKNAALAEVKNTAAKLSIDIAERILRRELADQPAQQQLVDSYLKEVNLN